A DNA window from Desulfonauticus submarinus contains the following coding sequences:
- the cimA gene encoding citramalate synthase, translated as MKTVKIYDTTLRDGTQAEDVNFSVEDKIRVAQKLDELGVHYIEGGWPASNPTDERFFKEIHHYALKNAKITAFGSTHAVSKNADNDPNLKSLIASGVDVITIFGKTWDIHVKEALKTTLEKNLELIKNSLLFLRPKVKELFFDAEHFFDGFKENKEYTLACLKKALEGKADVLVLCDTNGGTTPSEIRQIIREVKKELPHANLGIHAHNDSELAVANSIIAVEEGAIQVQGTINGYGERCGNANLCSIIPNLQLKLGYACLPEDNLRLLTSTSLFVSEVANLPSFHRQPFVGKSAFAHKGGVHVSAVRKNPRTYEHIKPELVGNKQRILLSDLAGQSNILFKARQYGFHLDKNDPFVLELLAKLKELESQGYEYTAAEASFELLLNRVLGRARTYFTLENYRVLETKRKKEEPISEATVMVRVGGMLEHTAATGKGPVNALDNALRKALEKFYPCLKEMHLIDFKVRVFSSLNRDLAGTASKVRVLIESGDPKHRWITVGVSFNIIEASRQALEDSLNYKLFKSDQEKLTKALKEASEGF; from the coding sequence AGGCTGGCCAGCTTCTAATCCCACTGATGAACGTTTTTTTAAAGAAATTCATCATTATGCCCTAAAAAATGCCAAAATTACTGCCTTTGGAAGTACTCATGCAGTCAGTAAAAATGCAGACAATGATCCAAATTTAAAATCTCTCATTGCATCAGGAGTAGATGTAATTACTATATTTGGCAAAACATGGGATATACATGTTAAAGAAGCCTTAAAAACCACTCTAGAAAAAAATTTAGAACTCATTAAAAATAGTCTGTTATTCTTGAGACCAAAAGTAAAAGAACTTTTTTTTGATGCAGAACATTTTTTTGATGGCTTTAAGGAAAATAAAGAATACACCCTAGCCTGTCTGAAAAAAGCATTGGAAGGCAAAGCAGATGTTTTAGTACTTTGTGATACTAATGGAGGGACCACTCCTAGCGAAATTAGACAAATCATCCGAGAAGTAAAAAAAGAACTTCCTCATGCAAACCTTGGTATTCATGCCCATAATGACTCTGAATTAGCTGTTGCCAACAGTATCATTGCTGTTGAAGAAGGGGCAATTCAAGTTCAAGGCACAATAAATGGATATGGAGAACGTTGTGGCAATGCAAATTTATGTTCTATTATACCTAATCTTCAATTAAAATTAGGATATGCTTGTTTACCAGAAGACAATTTAAGATTACTCACTTCAACTTCTTTATTTGTATCTGAAGTTGCCAACTTACCATCTTTTCATAGACAGCCATTTGTAGGCAAATCTGCATTTGCTCATAAAGGCGGAGTACATGTGAGTGCTGTCAGAAAAAATCCTCGTACTTACGAGCATATAAAGCCTGAATTGGTGGGCAATAAACAAAGAATCCTACTTTCTGATTTAGCAGGACAATCCAATATTCTTTTTAAAGCTAGACAATACGGATTTCATCTGGATAAAAATGATCCTTTTGTTTTAGAACTTTTAGCCAAATTAAAAGAACTTGAAAGTCAAGGATATGAATACACAGCTGCAGAGGCTTCTTTTGAGCTATTATTAAATCGAGTGTTAGGAAGAGCTCGCACTTATTTTACTTTAGAAAATTATAGAGTATTAGAGACAAAACGCAAAAAAGAAGAACCTATATCTGAGGCCACTGTAATGGTTAGAGTAGGAGGCATGTTAGAACATACTGCAGCAACAGGCAAAGGTCCTGTAAATGCTTTAGATAATGCCCTTAGAAAAGCCTTAGAAAAATTTTACCCTTGTTTAAAAGAAATGCACTTAATAGATTTCAAGGTAAGAGTATTTTCTTCTTTAAATCGAGATTTGGCAGGAACAGCCTCAAAAGTAAGAGTTCTTATTGAATCTGGAGATCCTAAACATAGGTGGATTACTGTGGGTGTTTCTTTTAACATCATTGAAGCAAGTAGACAGGCTCTAGAAGATTCTCTTAACTATAAATTATTTAAATCTGACCAAGAAAAATTAACCAAAGCTTTAAAGGAAGCCAGTGAGGGCTTTTAG
- a CDS encoding replication-associated recombination protein A — MSVHTPLAEKLRPNTLEEFVGQSHLKNRIKAIIQAKRLQSLLFFGPPGCGKSTLAILLAKSWNKKYLRVSAPEIGLSGLRQKIKNIDILILDEIHRFSKAQQDFFLPLLETGEITLLATTTENPSFSITRQLLSRLHVLKLASLTHQELLSLAQKAVSYLNISIPKESLEILISLSGGDARTLLNLIEYLSNLKPNDLSPANLKTILPEIVIKGDRQGDSHYELISALIKSIRGSDPDASLYYLACLLEGGEDPRFICRRLILSASEDIGLADPMALPLAVSCAEAIDLIGMPEGFIPLAETVVYLALAPKSNSTYAAYLSAQKEVRLNGPKPVPLHLRNPSTRLHKEWGYGQGYKYPHAYPGSYVAQDYLPEGLKNRQFYFPKSEGMETRLNLWLKQKKKQINIKKSK, encoded by the coding sequence GTGAGTGTACACACTCCATTAGCTGAAAAGCTAAGACCAAACACCTTAGAAGAATTTGTAGGCCAAAGTCATTTAAAAAATAGAATTAAAGCTATTATTCAGGCCAAAAGGCTCCAAAGTTTACTTTTTTTTGGACCGCCTGGATGTGGAAAATCTACCCTTGCTATTCTTTTAGCAAAATCTTGGAATAAAAAATATCTTAGAGTAAGTGCCCCAGAAATTGGGCTATCTGGGTTAAGACAGAAAATTAAAAATATTGACATCCTCATTCTAGACGAAATTCATAGATTCTCAAAAGCTCAACAAGACTTTTTTTTACCTCTTTTAGAAACAGGAGAAATAACTCTACTTGCCACTACTACAGAAAATCCATCTTTTAGCATTACAAGACAACTATTATCTCGCCTCCATGTACTAAAATTAGCTTCCCTAACTCATCAAGAATTACTCTCTTTAGCCCAAAAAGCAGTCTCCTACCTAAACATCTCCATACCTAAAGAAAGTTTAGAAATATTAATCTCCCTTAGCGGAGGAGATGCTAGAACTCTCTTAAATTTAATAGAATATCTTTCTAACCTAAAACCAAATGATTTATCCCCTGCTAATCTAAAAACTATTTTACCTGAAATTGTAATAAAAGGAGATAGACAAGGAGATAGTCATTATGAATTAATTTCTGCTCTAATTAAATCTATTAGAGGAAGCGATCCTGATGCTTCATTATACTATTTAGCCTGCTTATTAGAAGGAGGAGAAGATCCTCGATTTATTTGTAGAAGACTCATTTTATCTGCCTCAGAAGATATTGGATTAGCAGATCCTATGGCTTTACCTTTGGCAGTTTCCTGTGCCGAAGCTATTGACCTTATAGGTATGCCTGAAGGTTTTATTCCTCTGGCAGAAACTGTAGTTTATTTAGCTCTAGCCCCAAAATCCAATTCCACCTATGCCGCCTATCTCTCAGCTCAAAAAGAAGTTCGTTTAAATGGACCTAAACCAGTACCCTTACACCTAAGAAACCCATCTACACGCCTCCATAAAGAATGGGGATATGGCCAAGGATATAAATATCCTCATGCTTATCCTGGCTCATATGTAGCTCAAGATTACCTCCCCGAAGGATTAAAAAATAGACAGTTCTATTTTCCAAAATCAGAAGGCATGGAAACTCGCTTAAACCTTTGGTTAAAACAGAAAAAAAAACAAATTAATATTAAAAAAAGTAAATAA
- a CDS encoding response regulator, with the protein MSKDEISVLVLDDEPIVTKRLKPSLEKAGYKVETFTRSIDALERFRKHPFDIVVTDLKMEGIDGIEFLTEVKELNPKTEVIVITGFATMDTAKESFKRGVFDFLAKPFRLSELKEVLNKAAEKIKTQN; encoded by the coding sequence ATGTCAAAAGATGAGATAAGTGTTTTAGTTTTAGATGATGAGCCTATTGTTACTAAGAGACTAAAACCTTCTTTAGAAAAGGCTGGGTATAAAGTAGAGACTTTTACAAGAAGTATTGATGCATTAGAGAGGTTTAGAAAACATCCTTTTGATATAGTCGTTACAGATTTAAAAATGGAAGGTATAGATGGAATAGAATTTTTAACAGAAGTTAAAGAACTAAATCCTAAAACAGAGGTTATTGTAATTACAGGATTTGCAACTATGGATACAGCTAAAGAGTCATTTAAACGAGGAGTTTTTGATTTTTTGGCTAAACCTTTTAGATTAAGTGAATTAAAAGAAGTCTTAAATAAAGCTGCAGAAAAAATAAAAACACAAAATTAA